Proteins from a genomic interval of Magnetovibrio sp. PR-2:
- a CDS encoding ATP-binding protein — MIQHLLKKLDPTAHFSGAIAHRLTAALLILGISATLITTTVQTFLQYHNEMALLEERFENIRVTHGPSLAASIWSFSQKQIEIELEGLLNTPGIDFAAIETPEGDRWAVGKESPEDVVIEYIPLIYSTKGRDIQLGLLTVSAGKQVIYDRVIWAALESLLAFGLWTFLLAVALFLIFRELVTRHLVTLADHTRSISFDTHVAPVVLDREHSSEEMVDELDEVANALNTMQTKLADSVEQLQKNERLFRAVFDQSFQFIGLMLPDGTLIEANQTALDFADVGADDVLGKPFWEGPWWAHSRETQEKLKQAAARARRGEFVRFETLHPNPSGSLSHIDFSMKPMLDDNGEVELLIPEGRDITERKIAEKQLQAALVEAERANQAKSEFLATMSHEFRTPLNAILGFSEMLRGQYFGPLGANKYTDYADDIHSSGQHMLALVNDMLDIAAIEAGKRPMTNEDINVGEIVQECLRNVETAARDNQIKIHSDIAKPCPTLYADRRSITQIILNIMSNSVKFTGPGGEISVRVMDQSKLVVIQISDTGVGIPADKVDTVTDPFAQTHTDPHIAQQGTGLGLSIVKSLVEAHHGTLDITSELGVGTTVTVAIPVKTVVIE, encoded by the coding sequence ATGATTCAACACTTGCTGAAAAAACTTGACCCGACCGCGCATTTTTCCGGCGCGATCGCACACCGCCTGACGGCGGCGCTGCTGATTCTTGGCATTTCGGCGACCTTGATCACCACCACGGTACAGACGTTTCTTCAATATCACAATGAAATGGCGCTGCTGGAAGAACGGTTCGAAAACATCCGCGTCACCCACGGGCCGAGCTTGGCGGCCAGTATTTGGAGCTTTTCGCAAAAACAAATCGAAATTGAGCTCGAAGGCCTGCTCAACACCCCAGGCATTGATTTTGCCGCCATTGAAACCCCGGAAGGGGACCGCTGGGCGGTGGGCAAAGAAAGCCCCGAAGACGTCGTTATCGAATACATCCCCTTGATCTATTCCACCAAAGGTCGGGACATCCAGTTAGGTTTGTTGACGGTTTCGGCGGGTAAACAGGTCATTTACGACCGGGTGATATGGGCCGCCTTGGAATCGCTGTTGGCCTTCGGTCTGTGGACGTTCTTGTTGGCTGTGGCTTTGTTTTTGATTTTCCGCGAACTGGTGACGCGCCACTTGGTCACCTTGGCCGATCATACACGGTCTATTTCGTTCGACACCCATGTCGCACCTGTGGTTTTGGACCGCGAGCATTCCAGCGAAGAGATGGTGGACGAGCTGGACGAAGTGGCCAATGCGCTCAACACCATGCAGACAAAGCTGGCCGATTCCGTTGAACAATTGCAAAAGAACGAGCGTCTGTTCCGCGCCGTGTTTGATCAAAGTTTTCAGTTTATCGGTCTGATGTTGCCCGACGGCACATTGATCGAAGCCAACCAAACGGCCTTGGATTTTGCCGACGTCGGGGCCGACGATGTGTTGGGCAAACCCTTTTGGGAAGGGCCCTGGTGGGCACATTCTCGCGAAACACAAGAAAAGCTGAAACAAGCCGCCGCGCGGGCCCGGCGTGGTGAATTTGTGCGCTTTGAAACGCTTCATCCCAATCCAAGCGGCTCATTGTCGCATATCGATTTTTCCATGAAGCCCATGCTGGACGACAACGGTGAGGTTGAGCTTCTCATCCCCGAAGGCCGGGACATCACGGAACGCAAAATTGCGGAGAAACAATTGCAAGCCGCCTTGGTGGAGGCCGAGCGTGCCAACCAAGCGAAATCTGAATTCTTGGCCACGATGAGCCACGAATTCCGCACGCCGCTTAACGCTATTTTGGGCTTTAGTGAGATGTTGCGCGGTCAGTATTTTGGACCGCTCGGTGCCAACAAATACACCGATTATGCAGACGATATTCATTCCAGTGGGCAGCACATGTTAGCGCTGGTGAACGATATGTTGGATATCGCCGCCATCGAAGCGGGCAAGCGGCCCATGACCAACGAAGACATCAACGTTGGCGAAATCGTGCAGGAATGCCTGCGCAATGTGGAGACTGCGGCACGAGACAATCAAATTAAAATCCACAGTGACATCGCTAAACCGTGCCCGACTTTGTATGCTGACCGGCGTTCGATCACGCAGATTATTTTGAACATTATGTCCAACTCGGTGAAATTCACGGGTCCGGGTGGTGAGATCAGCGTGCGTGTGATGGACCAAAGTAAACTGGTGGTTATACAGATCTCCGACACCGGGGTGGGGATTCCGGCGGACAAGGTCGACACGGTGACCGATCCGTTTGCGCAAACCCATACAGACCCGCACATCGCTCAACAGGGCACGGGGTTGGGTCTGTCCATCGTCAAATCCTTGGTCGAAGCGCACCACGGGACTTTGGATATCACCAGCGAACTGGGTGTCGGGACAACGGTAACCGTTGCCATTCCGGTGAAAACCGTGGTGATTGAATAA
- a CDS encoding heme biosynthesis protein HemY: MLRIILFIIAVGALAWGVIWVADNPGEVSLNWGGWRVDTSAGVLGGAVLGFAVITALVYRFWLFITRAPGQISAAMRERRSRKGYKALTKGMVAVAAGDAEEARKEVIRADGLLREPPLTLLLKAQSAQLNGDEQAAETFFTLMLEDPEMEFLGLRGLLNQAMKRGDDETALKLTRRARELKPKSQWVAETLFELEARAGSWVEAGEALKQLGKLSAPTQGETKHAQAIVAYGQSLEAEKLGDQGKALKMVEKAVSLDTSFTAAAKRLAIVYIDKGSRNKAQGVLEKAWSLAPHPDLVRLYFSAKRAEDAFEKVKALEALTAHKPGHPEGYIALAEAALEAGLWGQVRTHLGAAMEVGRETRKVFRLMAELEEKDRGNADQVRHWLARAATAEDDPAWVCRDCGHVEADWTAHCPKCHGFDTLDWTTPQGLHMLAAPVEQTLLLTTES, from the coding sequence ATGCTGCGCATCATTTTGTTTATCATTGCCGTAGGCGCTTTGGCTTGGGGTGTGATTTGGGTTGCCGACAATCCCGGCGAAGTCTCGCTCAATTGGGGTGGGTGGCGCGTGGACACGTCAGCAGGCGTCTTGGGCGGCGCGGTTTTGGGATTTGCCGTGATCACGGCCTTGGTTTATCGCTTTTGGCTGTTTATCACCCGCGCGCCTGGACAAATCAGTGCTGCCATGCGCGAACGGCGCTCGCGCAAGGGCTATAAAGCGCTCACCAAAGGGATGGTGGCCGTGGCGGCAGGTGACGCTGAAGAGGCTCGCAAAGAGGTTATTCGGGCTGACGGTTTGCTGCGCGAACCGCCGCTCACACTGTTGCTCAAAGCCCAATCGGCCCAATTGAACGGGGATGAACAAGCGGCGGAAACGTTCTTTACGTTGATGTTGGAAGACCCGGAAATGGAGTTTTTGGGTCTGCGCGGTTTGCTCAACCAAGCTATGAAGCGCGGTGACGATGAAACGGCTCTTAAATTGACCCGCCGGGCGCGCGAGCTCAAACCCAAAAGCCAATGGGTGGCCGAAACCTTGTTCGAGCTTGAAGCGCGCGCGGGCAGTTGGGTTGAAGCCGGGGAAGCGCTCAAACAGCTGGGCAAATTGAGCGCGCCGACCCAAGGCGAAACCAAACACGCCCAAGCCATCGTCGCCTACGGCCAAAGCCTGGAAGCCGAAAAGCTGGGGGATCAGGGCAAGGCACTGAAGATGGTGGAAAAGGCCGTGTCCTTGGACACGTCATTTACGGCGGCGGCCAAACGCTTAGCGATTGTCTACATCGATAAAGGCAGCCGCAACAAAGCCCAAGGTGTGCTTGAAAAAGCCTGGAGCTTGGCCCCCCACCCGGATTTGGTGCGCTTGTATTTCTCTGCCAAGCGGGCCGAGGATGCGTTTGAAAAAGTCAAAGCGCTGGAGGCGCTGACCGCCCACAAACCCGGCCATCCCGAAGGCTACATCGCTTTGGCCGAAGCGGCTTTGGAAGCGGGGCTTTGGGGGCAGGTGCGCACGCATTTGGGCGCCGCCATGGAAGTGGGGCGTGAAACCCGCAAAGTCTTCCGTTTGATGGCGGAGCTGGAAGAAAAAGACCGGGGTAATGCCGACCAAGTGCGCCATTGGTTGGCCCGCGCGGCAACGGCTGAGGATGACCCGGCCTGGGTCTGCAGAGATTGCGGCCATGTGGAGGCAGACTGGACGGCGCATTGTCCGAAATGTCATGGCTTCGACACCTTAGATTGGACCACGCCTCAGGGTCTTCATATGCTGGCGGCGCCAGTGGAACAAACGCTGCTGTTGACGACAGAGAGCTAA
- a CDS encoding COG4223 family protein, with amino-acid sequence MTDNTDKTVVDIEADAPEVSESPAPAEDVTAEAEEKPKGAGFVWLLALVLVVAYGGYAAWPYLGDDVHKTAEPYIQKAKSFMGLERRPTQPTLPRETADTRVEQPKAAPQPVPQSVPQPAPTYAPQEPPVPAPAPVEPVVSAPAPQTPAETEALAQRLQELESQVQNQPSAPVGEDIQPMMQGLTDRLNMLEQQLSTQAQSGDDGAKLSNEATAHISALIADLRADMATLKTRVSTVETQPRAIDPTASSQALILSVTQLDSAIDRAAPFAQQLMALERIAGADPVVATASARLKPFADRGVPTQAELVDGFKPVAVAVMKAHNAEERDGWLDEVTGTLSNLVVVRQTDPARIDDPVERALAIAELALSKRDMPTAVAALNELHGAEAQAAQGWLQMANARAEALDALAVLHSHALAALAATGAR; translated from the coding sequence ATGACCGACAATACCGATAAGACCGTGGTTGATATCGAAGCCGACGCGCCCGAAGTCAGCGAAAGCCCAGCACCCGCTGAGGATGTGACCGCCGAGGCTGAAGAAAAGCCCAAAGGGGCTGGCTTTGTGTGGCTGTTGGCGCTGGTGTTGGTGGTAGCCTACGGGGGCTATGCCGCGTGGCCGTACCTGGGGGACGACGTTCATAAAACGGCAGAACCTTATATCCAAAAAGCCAAATCATTCATGGGCTTAGAACGCCGCCCGACGCAGCCGACCCTGCCGCGTGAAACGGCAGACACAAGGGTGGAACAGCCGAAGGCAGCGCCGCAACCTGTCCCACAATCGGTCCCCCAACCGGCCCCCACTTATGCGCCGCAAGAACCGCCTGTTCCGGCCCCGGCACCCGTCGAGCCCGTGGTGAGTGCACCCGCGCCTCAAACGCCAGCCGAAACCGAAGCCCTCGCCCAGCGTTTGCAGGAATTGGAGTCCCAAGTTCAAAACCAACCATCCGCCCCTGTGGGTGAAGACATCCAACCGATGATGCAAGGCCTTACGGATCGTCTGAACATGTTGGAACAGCAACTCAGCACGCAGGCCCAATCGGGTGATGACGGCGCAAAGCTGTCCAATGAAGCGACGGCCCACATTTCCGCTCTGATCGCGGATCTGCGCGCCGACATGGCGACCTTAAAAACGCGGGTCTCCACGGTGGAAACACAGCCCCGCGCGATTGATCCGACGGCGTCGTCACAAGCCTTAATCTTGTCCGTGACACAATTGGACAGTGCGATTGACCGCGCCGCGCCGTTTGCCCAACAGTTGATGGCTTTGGAGCGCATTGCCGGCGCAGACCCGGTGGTTGCGACGGCGAGTGCACGGCTCAAACCTTTCGCTGACCGGGGCGTTCCGACCCAAGCTGAGTTGGTGGATGGCTTTAAGCCCGTGGCCGTGGCGGTGATGAAGGCGCACAACGCTGAAGAACGAGACGGCTGGTTGGATGAAGTGACGGGCACGCTGTCAAATTTGGTTGTGGTGCGCCAAACCGATCCGGCGCGCATTGACGATCCGGTGGAACGCGCCTTGGCGATTGCCGAGCTGGCGCTGAGCAAACGCGATATGCCAACAGCGGTGGCGGCGTTGAACGAACTCCATGGCGCAGAAGCCCAAGCCGCCCAAGGCTGGCTGCAGATGGCCAACGCCCGGGCTGAAGCCCTGGATGCGCTGGCTGTACTGCACAGCCATGCCCTTGCCGCTCTGGCCGCAACTGGGGCGAGGTGA
- a CDS encoding uroporphyrinogen-III synthase encodes MRVLVTRPAADNPGLLAQLKRLGHDGLSAPLLDIELYPGDELDLNGVQALLFTSANGARAFAGRSAERFLPALCVGNATAREAFALGFDTVKSASGDVEALAALTEAECSPDGGALLHPAGTKVAGDLAGCLEQKGYTYRREVLYQAIKANELPQVAQDALKAGSLDGVLLYSPRTGAAFARLVKAAGLAQHLASVSAYCLSLAVADEIQELDWQNIHIADEPDQTSLLALLET; translated from the coding sequence ATGCGCGTATTGGTTACCCGTCCCGCCGCCGACAATCCTGGCTTGCTGGCTCAGTTGAAGCGATTGGGTCATGACGGCCTGTCCGCACCGCTGTTGGACATCGAACTGTATCCGGGTGATGAGCTGGACCTGAACGGGGTTCAAGCTTTGCTGTTCACGTCGGCCAATGGTGCGCGCGCATTTGCGGGGCGTTCGGCGGAGCGGTTCTTGCCCGCTCTCTGTGTTGGTAATGCCACCGCGCGCGAAGCCTTTGCGTTGGGGTTTGACACGGTCAAAAGTGCCTCTGGCGATGTGGAGGCCTTGGCGGCTTTGACGGAGGCCGAATGCTCGCCCGACGGCGGTGCCCTGCTGCATCCCGCTGGCACCAAAGTCGCGGGCGATTTGGCTGGGTGTTTGGAACAGAAGGGTTATACGTACCGTCGCGAAGTGCTGTATCAGGCCATTAAAGCAAACGAATTGCCGCAAGTGGCGCAAGACGCCCTAAAAGCGGGGTCTTTGGACGGGGTCTTGTTGTATTCCCCACGCACAGGTGCCGCTTTTGCGCGTTTGGTCAAAGCTGCGGGCTTGGCCCAACATCTGGCATCCGTGAGCGCGTATTGTTTGAGTTTAGCCGTCGCGGATGAAATTCAGGAGCTCGACTGGCAAAATATCCACATTGCCGATGAGCCCGATCAAACTTCGCTTTTGGCGTTACTCGAAACATAA
- the hemC gene encoding hydroxymethylbilane synthase: MTATPTSNDTPFRIGTRGSPLALAQAYETRDKLIAAFPELGQEGAIEIVKVKTTGDKIQDRALMEAGGKGLFTKEIDDAMLDGEIDIAVHSMKDVPTYLPDGIHLPCMLEREDVRDAFISLKAKSFEDLPQGAVVGSASLRRQSQIQARRPDLKVVTFRGTVQTRLKKLEAEDVDATMLACAGLNRMEMQAHITQAMNPEDFVPAVGQGAIGITCMENDVRANDVLAALNHQETFIRVTAERAFLAVLDGSCRTPIAAHAQLSADGQMTFLGFVGKPDGSEVHRVERAGQGDLASAEALGRDAGAELKAKIGPDFLVTQALENAPTTAPTQS, encoded by the coding sequence ATGACCGCGACCCCCACTTCAAACGACACGCCTTTTCGCATCGGCACCCGGGGCAGCCCTTTGGCGCTGGCCCAGGCCTATGAGACCCGCGACAAGCTGATCGCCGCGTTTCCTGAACTGGGTCAAGAGGGCGCGATTGAAATCGTGAAGGTCAAAACCACCGGCGACAAAATCCAAGACCGCGCCTTGATGGAAGCGGGCGGCAAGGGCTTGTTCACCAAAGAAATCGACGACGCCATGCTGGACGGTGAAATCGATATTGCGGTGCATTCCATGAAAGACGTGCCGACCTATTTGCCCGACGGTATACACCTGCCGTGTATGTTGGAGCGCGAAGATGTGCGCGATGCGTTTATTTCGCTCAAAGCCAAAAGCTTTGAAGATTTGCCCCAAGGTGCGGTGGTGGGCAGTGCTTCTTTGCGCCGCCAATCGCAAATCCAGGCGCGCCGTCCGGATTTGAAGGTCGTGACCTTTCGCGGCACCGTTCAGACGCGCTTGAAAAAACTGGAAGCCGAAGACGTGGACGCCACCATGTTGGCGTGTGCGGGGCTCAACCGCATGGAGATGCAGGCCCACATCACCCAGGCCATGAACCCAGAAGACTTTGTGCCCGCCGTCGGCCAAGGGGCCATTGGCATCACGTGTATGGAAAACGACGTCCGCGCCAATGACGTGTTGGCCGCGCTCAATCACCAAGAAACGTTCATTCGCGTCACAGCCGAGCGCGCTTTTTTGGCGGTGTTGGACGGGTCGTGCCGCACGCCGATTGCCGCCCATGCGCAACTGAGTGCGGACGGTCAAATGACGTTTTTGGGCTTTGTCGGCAAACCCGACGGTTCTGAAGTCCACCGGGTTGAGCGCGCGGGCCAAGGGGATTTGGCCTCCGCCGAAGCCCTGGGCCGGGACGCGGGCGCAGAGCTGAAAGCCAAAATCGGTCCGGACTTTTTGGTCACGCAGGCGTTGGAAAACGCCCCGACCACAGCCCCGACGCAGTCATAA
- the tsaD gene encoding tRNA (adenosine(37)-N6)-threonylcarbamoyltransferase complex transferase subunit TsaD — protein sequence MIVLGIETSCDETAAAVIKIDENGQGTILSDVVLSQIEAHRPFGGIVPEVAARAHMEFADHVVKQAVEEAGLSFSELDAVAATGGPGLIGGVIVGVMTAKAIASAHSIPFVAVNHLEGHALTARLTNDVAFPYLLLLVSGGHSQLLIVRGVGDYTRLGTTIDDAVGEAFDKSAKLLGLGYPGGPPMEAAAAKGDATRFDLPRPMRGKPGCHFSFSGLKAAVRRKVDALPPGELLDKDVADMAASFQAAVADVMADRTKRAIAEFKSQCPEGRHLVVAGGVAANKALRTRLEDVAQQNGLELAAPPMKHCTDNGAMIAWAGAERLLQGDQDGLDFAPRPRWPLDPDAPKATGAGVKA from the coding sequence ATGATCGTTCTGGGGATCGAAACCAGTTGTGATGAAACCGCTGCCGCCGTCATCAAAATTGATGAAAACGGTCAAGGCACGATCTTGTCCGACGTGGTGTTGTCCCAGATCGAAGCCCACCGCCCGTTCGGCGGCATTGTGCCCGAAGTCGCCGCCCGCGCGCACATGGAATTTGCCGATCATGTGGTCAAACAAGCGGTTGAGGAGGCTGGTTTGAGCTTTTCGGAGCTCGACGCCGTCGCCGCCACGGGCGGACCTGGGCTGATCGGCGGCGTCATTGTCGGCGTCATGACGGCCAAAGCCATTGCTTCGGCCCATTCCATTCCGTTTGTCGCCGTGAACCACCTAGAAGGCCATGCCCTAACGGCGCGGCTCACCAATGATGTTGCGTTTCCCTACCTTCTTTTGTTGGTGTCCGGTGGGCACAGTCAGCTGTTGATCGTGCGTGGCGTGGGCGATTACACCCGTCTGGGCACCACCATTGACGATGCCGTGGGCGAAGCGTTCGACAAATCGGCCAAACTTTTGGGCCTGGGCTACCCCGGCGGACCGCCCATGGAGGCTGCAGCTGCCAAAGGCGACGCCACCCGTTTCGACCTGCCCCGCCCCATGCGCGGCAAGCCCGGCTGTCATTTTTCGTTTTCCGGGCTCAAAGCCGCTGTGCGGCGTAAAGTTGATGCTTTGCCGCCGGGCGAACTTTTGGATAAAGACGTGGCCGATATGGCCGCCAGTTTTCAAGCCGCCGTCGCCGACGTGATGGCTGACCGCACCAAACGCGCCATTGCCGAATTTAAATCCCAATGCCCTGAGGGCCGGCACTTGGTGGTCGCCGGGGGTGTCGCGGCCAACAAAGCTTTGCGCACGCGTTTAGAAGATGTCGCCCAACAAAATGGTCTCGAACTCGCTGCCCCGCCCATGAAACACTGCACGGACAACGGCGCGATGATCGCTTGGGCCGGGGCTGAACGCCTGTTGCAGGGCGATCAAGACGGGCTTGATTTTGCACCCCGACCCCGCTGGCCCTTGGACCCCGACGCACCGAAAGCCACAGGTGCAGGTGTTAAAGCCTAA
- a CDS encoding NAD(P)H-dependent glycerol-3-phosphate dehydrogenase, producing the protein MQKIGVIGAGAWGTALAIAAARAGRDVIIQAHEAEVAQAINETHQNTAYLPGVQLDPAIRATTELSEAVQADAVLLVAPAQFLRQVCQNAKPDWPKGVPAVICAKGIEQGTFKLMSDVVEETLGDVASVAILSGPTFAIEVAKDMPTAVTMACVDEPMGLNLCEALSSRCFRPYYSYDIVGAQLGGALKNVMAIACGIVEGRKLGDNARAALITRGLAEIARLGLLLGADEHTLMGLSGLGDLTLTCNAMQSRNFSLGVQLGQGRTLEDILAERNAVTEGVFTAQAAAELARRQNVDMPICQAVDGVLNHGVDLDAIISGLLSRPLNTE; encoded by the coding sequence GTGCAAAAAATCGGTGTCATCGGAGCGGGTGCTTGGGGAACGGCTTTGGCCATCGCGGCTGCGCGCGCAGGACGCGACGTTATTATTCAAGCCCACGAAGCCGAAGTGGCGCAAGCCATCAACGAAACCCATCAAAACACGGCCTATTTGCCTGGTGTACAGTTAGATCCCGCCATCCGCGCCACCACGGAACTCAGCGAAGCTGTTCAAGCTGACGCTGTGCTGCTGGTCGCCCCGGCCCAATTCCTGCGTCAAGTTTGCCAAAACGCAAAGCCCGACTGGCCCAAGGGTGTGCCCGCCGTGATTTGCGCCAAGGGCATCGAACAAGGCACCTTCAAACTGATGAGTGACGTGGTTGAAGAGACCTTAGGCGATGTAGCATCCGTCGCTATTTTGTCCGGTCCGACGTTCGCCATCGAAGTCGCAAAAGACATGCCGACCGCCGTCACCATGGCCTGCGTCGACGAACCCATGGGCCTAAACCTCTGCGAAGCGCTGTCGAGCCGCTGCTTTCGCCCTTATTATTCTTATGATATCGTGGGGGCGCAACTGGGCGGTGCGCTTAAAAACGTCATGGCCATTGCGTGCGGCATTGTTGAAGGCCGGAAACTCGGCGACAACGCGCGTGCAGCCTTGATTACACGTGGGTTGGCTGAAATTGCACGTCTGGGCCTATTACTGGGTGCGGACGAACACACACTGATGGGCTTGTCTGGTTTGGGGGATCTCACACTGACATGTAACGCTATGCAATCGCGGAACTTTTCATTGGGCGTGCAACTGGGCCAGGGCCGAACATTGGAAGACATTTTGGCCGAACGCAATGCCGTGACCGAAGGTGTGTTCACCGCCCAAGCCGCTGCCGAGTTGGCGCGGCGCCAAAATGTCGATATGCCCATATGCCAAGCGGTCGATGGTGTGCTCAACCACGGGGTCGATTTAGATGCGATCATTTCCGGCCTCCTCAGCCGCCCCTTGAATACTGAATAA
- a CDS encoding YciI family protein encodes MLYALYCTDKEDHLDVRLDNRADHLEYLKALGDKLIFAGPTFADDEETMNGGVIVIDMDTRADAEAFAKDDPYNRHGLFATVDIRPWKKVFG; translated from the coding sequence ATGCTTTACGCCCTTTATTGCACCGATAAAGAAGACCATTTAGATGTTCGCCTGGACAATCGCGCGGATCACTTAGAGTACCTCAAAGCTCTAGGCGATAAGTTGATCTTTGCCGGACCAACGTTTGCCGACGACGAAGAAACCATGAACGGCGGCGTCATTGTTATCGACATGGACACCCGCGCAGATGCTGAAGCCTTCGCTAAAGACGATCCATACAATCGTCACGGCTTGTTTGCCACCGTAGACATCCGCCCCTGGAAAAAGGTCTTTGGTTGA
- a CDS encoding YciI family protein has protein sequence MRFAIVCTDKPNQADTRAQHREAHFAHLDAYADQIIEAGPLLAEDGSHSVGSLLIVEFNDRASAEAFTNTDPFSQAGIFESVVIRPYKKVIPKS, from the coding sequence ATGCGGTTCGCCATCGTTTGCACCGACAAACCCAACCAAGCGGACACCCGTGCCCAGCACCGCGAAGCCCATTTTGCGCACCTGGACGCCTATGCAGACCAAATTATTGAAGCCGGCCCTTTGTTGGCTGAAGACGGCTCACATTCCGTGGGCTCCTTGCTGATCGTAGAATTTAACGACCGCGCGTCCGCTGAAGCCTTCACCAACACAGACCCCTTTAGCCAAGCTGGTATTTTTGAGTCCGTCGTCATCCGCCCTTATAAAAAAGTCATCCCGAAATCTTAA
- a CDS encoding EVE domain-containing protein, whose protein sequence is MRKWLVKSEPGCWSWADHVKAGTAQWDGVRNHQAANYMKDMAIGHLAFFYHSVNEKSVVGILEVMKEAYIDPTDAKGKFVCVDFKARERVKIPVSLADIKANPQLENMTLLRQSRLSVMPVADDEWDEILTMAGGLET, encoded by the coding sequence ATGCGTAAATGGTTGGTGAAATCTGAACCCGGGTGTTGGTCGTGGGCCGACCACGTGAAAGCCGGAACGGCACAATGGGACGGCGTGCGCAACCACCAAGCCGCTAACTATATGAAAGACATGGCCATCGGTCATCTGGCGTTCTTTTATCATTCGGTCAATGAAAAGTCCGTGGTGGGTATTTTAGAAGTGATGAAGGAAGCCTACATCGACCCCACCGATGCAAAGGGAAAGTTCGTCTGCGTCGATTTTAAAGCCCGCGAACGCGTCAAAATACCGGTGAGCTTAGCTGATATCAAGGCCAATCCACAGCTGGAAAACATGACCCTGTTGCGCCAATCGCGGCTATCGGTCATGCCGGTTGCAGATGACGAGTGGGACGAAATCCTCACCATGGCCGGGGGGCTAGAAACATGA
- a CDS encoding Rieske (2Fe-2S) protein: MNQRLCAYDDIEEDGSIAIEATVNGEPAQLMLIRKDGLVYAYKNICPHIGAPLDFTPGQFLNAERNFIMCSTHGALFQIEDGLGVSGPCQGQSLESVPCQISEDSVWID; this comes from the coding sequence ATGAACCAACGCCTTTGCGCCTATGACGACATAGAAGAAGACGGCTCCATCGCGATTGAAGCCACTGTCAACGGTGAGCCTGCGCAGCTGATGCTGATCCGCAAAGACGGTCTCGTTTATGCGTATAAGAATATTTGTCCACATATCGGCGCCCCTTTGGACTTCACGCCTGGACAGTTCTTAAATGCAGAACGCAACTTTATTATGTGCTCCACCCACGGCGCTCTGTTTCAGATCGAAGACGGGTTGGGCGTGTCTGGCCCCTGCCAAGGTCAGTCGTTGGAATCTGTTCCATGTCAGATATCCGAAGATTCTGTGTGGATCGACTGA